Proteins from a genomic interval of Ndongobacter massiliensis:
- a CDS encoding class C sortase — MKKKRWSKSNLFLLSLFILGLLLAAYPFISDYYYRVEFDQKIQTFDTDADGLDPEELARRMNLARAYNRTLDPGRLADPYTKEEKEGRAEYAKMLEMHAIMGHIAIPCIDVSLPVYAGTADSVLSYAAGHLEGTSLPVGGMSTHAVITAHRGLPQAKLFRDLDKLQIGDVFYFKNIEGTLAYKVDRILTVEPDNFEPVLVVEGKDYMTLLTCTPYMINSHRLLVRGVRTEYVEAVKEEELTMPANLRIYKLAFYVALGLIILLILIIANLSRKYKKLRHRLEALEEKSTTKETTKEV, encoded by the coding sequence ATGAAAAAGAAAAGGTGGAGTAAATCCAATCTCTTCCTGTTGAGCCTTTTTATCCTGGGACTGCTTTTGGCGGCGTATCCTTTCATCTCGGATTATTACTACCGTGTGGAGTTTGATCAAAAGATCCAGACTTTTGATACGGATGCCGACGGATTGGACCCGGAGGAGCTTGCACGGCGTATGAATTTGGCGCGGGCTTACAATCGTACGCTGGACCCCGGTCGTTTAGCCGACCCCTATACAAAGGAGGAGAAAGAAGGTCGCGCAGAATACGCGAAGATGCTAGAAATGCACGCCATTATGGGGCATATTGCCATTCCTTGCATTGACGTATCGCTTCCGGTATATGCGGGAACGGCGGATTCGGTATTGAGTTATGCGGCGGGACACTTGGAAGGCACTTCGCTTCCGGTCGGCGGTATGAGCACGCATGCGGTGATTACGGCACACCGCGGTCTGCCGCAGGCAAAACTCTTTCGCGATCTCGATAAATTGCAGATCGGAGATGTCTTTTATTTCAAAAACATTGAGGGGACCTTGGCGTACAAGGTGGATCGCATTTTAACGGTCGAGCCGGATAACTTTGAGCCGGTTCTCGTCGTCGAGGGGAAGGATTACATGACCCTATTGACCTGTACGCCTTATATGATCAACAGCCATCGACTTTTGGTTCGCGGCGTGCGGACGGAGTATGTGGAGGCGGTCAAAGAGGAGGAACTGACGATGCCGGCAAACTTACGTATTTACAAACTTGCTTTCTATGTAGCCTTGGGACTGATTATTCTGTTGATTCTGATCATCGCGAATCTCAGTCGCAAGTATAAAAAACTTCGCCATCGTTTGGAAGCGTTGGAAGAGAAAAGCACAACCAAAGAGACAACCAAAGAGGTGTGA